Proteins from a genomic interval of Bacteroidota bacterium:
- a CDS encoding [FeFe] hydrogenase H-cluster radical SAM maturase HydG (in Escherichia coli this enzyme functions in thiamine biosynthesis along with thiFSGI and IscS; with ThiFSG catalyzes the formation of thiazole phosphate from tyrosine, cysteine and 1-deoxy-D-xylulose-5-phosphate; forms a complex with ThiG; contains an iron-sulfur center; in Thermotoga this enzyme has an extra C-terminal domain) produces the protein DGGTSIEINGYTKEEKKQDLDHEQFQINDDRPLSMIMDELLDANYIPSFCTACYRRGRTGEHFMEFSVPGFIKRYCHPNAVLTLAEYLEDYATPATKNKGYKLIENKLAEYDYQEFKGKLIERLDLIKKGQRDLYF, from the coding sequence TAGATGGCGGTACAAGCATAGAAATTAACGGATATACCAAGGAAGAGAAAAAACAAGACCTGGATCATGAACAGTTCCAGATCAATGACGACAGGCCACTCAGCATGATCATGGACGAACTGCTGGATGCCAATTATATTCCTTCCTTCTGCACAGCCTGCTACCGGCGCGGACGTACCGGCGAACATTTTATGGAATTTTCCGTCCCCGGCTTTATCAAAAGATATTGCCACCCCAACGCCGTTCTTACCCTGGCTGAATATCTCGAAGATTATGCTACTCCTGCAACTAAGAATAAAGGGTATAAACTGATTGAAAATAAACTGGCTGAATATGATTATCAGGAATTCAAAGGTAAGTTGATTGAAC